The following coding sequences lie in one Synechococcus sp. CC9902 genomic window:
- a CDS encoding chlorophyll a/b-binding protein, with product MADQSGQKTAIQTPEPVGSAELNEWKRGFTPQAEIWNGRLAMIGLSAGLAVVLVSRVFNAG from the coding sequence ATGGCAGACCAGTCCGGGCAAAAAACAGCAATTCAGACCCCTGAACCCGTGGGATCGGCTGAACTCAACGAGTGGAAGCGTGGCTTCACCCCTCAGGCGGAGATTTGGAATGGTCGTCTCGCCATGATCGGTTTGTCGGCAGGACTGGCCGTGGTGCTGGTCTCGAGAGTGTTCAACGCCGGCTGA
- the tsaD gene encoding tRNA (adenosine(37)-N6)-threonylcarbamoyltransferase complex transferase subunit TsaD, whose protein sequence is MQTVLALETSCDESAAAVVRHKADGSVEVLASRIASQVEEHALWGGVVPEIASRRHVEALPALVQEVLRESALSISELNAVAATVAPGLAGALMVASVTGRTLAALHQVPFLGIHHLEGHLASAALGEQAPAPPYLVLLVSGGHTELIRVGLNGEMERLGRSHDDAAGEAFDKVARLLGLGYPGGPAIQAIAVSGNAKRFSLPKGRISLRGGGFHPYDFSFSGLKTAMLRTVESCQSSGGDLPLADLAASFEQVVADVLVERAIRCALDHNLTQLVMVGGVAANQRLRLLMAKQGKQHGVAISIAPLAYCTDNAAMIGAAALNRLSRGVLSSSDETGVAARWPLERADALYDASPAF, encoded by the coding sequence ATGCAAACAGTGCTCGCCCTCGAAACAAGTTGTGACGAGTCAGCCGCTGCCGTTGTGCGACACAAAGCCGATGGCAGCGTTGAGGTTTTGGCGTCTCGAATTGCGTCACAAGTGGAGGAACATGCCCTCTGGGGTGGGGTTGTTCCAGAGATTGCCTCGCGTCGGCATGTAGAGGCCTTGCCCGCATTAGTGCAGGAGGTTTTGCGGGAATCTGCGCTTTCGATTTCTGAATTGAATGCGGTCGCAGCGACCGTTGCGCCTGGCCTTGCAGGCGCCTTGATGGTGGCCTCGGTGACAGGTCGCACCCTTGCGGCCTTGCATCAGGTGCCTTTTCTGGGAATTCATCACCTCGAGGGGCATTTGGCATCAGCCGCGCTGGGTGAGCAAGCACCCGCTCCTCCTTATTTGGTTCTGTTGGTGAGTGGTGGCCACACCGAGCTGATTCGTGTTGGTCTGAATGGGGAAATGGAACGACTCGGCCGAAGCCATGACGACGCCGCTGGTGAAGCATTTGACAAGGTGGCTCGATTGCTGGGTCTTGGCTATCCGGGTGGTCCCGCAATCCAGGCCATCGCTGTTTCGGGGAATGCCAAGCGTTTTTCACTCCCGAAAGGACGGATCTCACTGCGCGGCGGCGGGTTTCATCCGTATGACTTTTCGTTCAGTGGCTTGAAGACAGCCATGCTGCGCACTGTTGAGTCATGCCAAAGCTCTGGGGGTGATCTGCCTCTGGCTGATCTTGCGGCCAGTTTTGAGCAGGTGGTGGCAGATGTTTTGGTGGAACGCGCCATCCGTTGTGCCCTTGATCACAACCTCACGCAGCTTGTGATGGTGGGTGGTGTCGCTGCGAATCAGCGCCTACGACTGCTGATGGCGAAACAGGGCAAGCAGCATGGTGTTGCCATATCGATTGCTCCTCTTGCTTATTGCACCGATAACGCCGCCATGATTGGAGCGGCAGCGCTCAACCGTTTGAGCCGAGGGGTGCTGTCGTCAAGCGATGAAACAGGAGTTGCAGCTCGTTGGCCGTTGGAACGGGCTGATGCGCTTTACGACGCTTCACCTGCCTTTTGA
- a CDS encoding photosystem I reaction center subunit III, whose translation MRRLLAVVLSTLLVFGFAPVAKADVAGLTPCAESARFQQRASAASTPQAIARFEMYSQAVCGEDGLPHLIVDGRWSHAGDFVLPGIMFLYINGCIGWAGREYLKATRGKNAAMNEIQIDLSIAFKSLLAAASWPLAAFGELTSGKLTEDDAKVTVSPR comes from the coding sequence ATGCGTCGTCTTTTAGCCGTTGTGCTTTCGACCCTCCTGGTGTTCGGCTTCGCCCCCGTCGCAAAGGCGGATGTGGCCGGCTTAACCCCGTGCGCTGAAAGCGCACGCTTCCAGCAACGCGCTTCTGCTGCCTCAACACCCCAGGCGATAGCCCGGTTTGAGATGTACAGCCAAGCGGTTTGCGGAGAAGATGGTTTGCCCCATCTCATCGTTGATGGCCGCTGGAGCCACGCCGGTGACTTCGTCCTTCCCGGGATCATGTTCCTCTACATCAATGGATGTATCGGCTGGGCTGGTCGCGAATATCTCAAAGCTACCCGCGGTAAGAACGCAGCTATGAATGAGATCCAAATCGATCTCAGCATCGCGTTTAAAAGCCTTTTGGCAGCCGCTAGCTGGCCCCTGGCAGCCTTCGGCGAATTGACCAGCGGAAAACTGACGGAAGACGACGCCAAAGTGACCGTCTCCCCGCGCTGA
- the psaJ gene encoding photosystem I reaction center subunit IX, with the protein MKKFLTTAPVVAAIWFTATAGILIEWNRFFPDLLFHPM; encoded by the coding sequence ATGAAAAAATTTCTCACCACCGCACCAGTTGTTGCAGCGATTTGGTTCACAGCCACAGCTGGAATCCTGATCGAATGGAACCGCTTTTTCCCTGATCTTCTCTTCCACCCGATGTAA
- the gmk gene encoding guanylate kinase produces the protein MAHNGRLTVLTGPSGVGKGTLVKRLLDQHPEIWLSVSATTRQPRAGEEEGVSYFFHPRDTFDALVAAGGLLEWAEFASNCYGTPRDPVEEHLAAGRPVLLEIELEGARQVRTSFPDAFQVFLAPPSFAELERRIRGRGTDTEDAIQRRLARAREELNAQNEFDAVVVNDDLDQALKQLETHMQLQAP, from the coding sequence ATGGCACACAACGGCAGGCTCACCGTGCTTACAGGACCGAGCGGCGTGGGCAAGGGAACGTTGGTGAAGCGATTGCTGGATCAACATCCTGAAATTTGGCTCTCTGTTTCAGCAACAACCCGGCAGCCGCGCGCGGGGGAAGAAGAGGGGGTGAGTTATTTCTTTCACCCTCGCGACACCTTTGATGCGCTTGTAGCGGCGGGAGGATTGCTCGAATGGGCTGAGTTCGCCAGCAATTGCTATGGCACACCTCGCGATCCTGTGGAGGAGCATCTCGCGGCTGGTCGGCCTGTGCTTTTAGAAATTGAGTTGGAGGGTGCCCGACAGGTGCGCACCAGCTTTCCTGATGCGTTTCAAGTATTTCTTGCTCCCCCCAGCTTTGCGGAATTAGAGCGGCGGATTCGAGGTCGGGGGACCGACACGGAGGATGCGATTCAGCGTCGACTTGCCCGAGCCCGTGAGGAGCTCAATGCCCAGAACGAATTTGATGCGGTAGTGGTCAACGACGATCTTGATCAGGCGTTGAAACAGCTCGAGACGCACATGCAACTGCAGGCTCCTTAA
- a CDS encoding Rqc2 family fibronectin-binding protein — protein sequence MDLTTLRAVLWDLRGRVLPSRFEKAQQPSPGTIQLGFRSLEGMVWLELSWQADSPRLTEVNPPPREGSGSTLAQQLQHSLRQLALVKLHQEGFERVVEFQFAPRPGEPIQRVLVLELMGRHSNLLLLDEQRRVVAPGRQVRDHQSRVRPISTGDAYCPPPPLQGHRPDKTERFERWKERLSLIPIPLKKALQQTYQGISPALATQLAGSWLATSVDQLEDEQWQTLHRRWCRWLEQLESETFDLQTNPNGSYRVWGEGPAASTHDSLALGLGKLYQERLGQRVLAKAQEELRQKIERWRSKEESELNDQQQRLKATENHAEIQQQADALLCLQHPNRDQISEAQKLYKRARKLRRSVAILNERIDHHQQRLALIHGSEGFIEEQLEAMWQDDLARKIGLQELQRELDDLLSPGEHPQSKRRQKQNQPQPLELTSPSGILVQVGRNHRQNDWISLRQARSGDLWFHAQECPGSHVVLKSSNALADEDDLQLATDLAAYFSRARGNSIASVVMVPTDQLQRIAGAGPGTVRHGSGEIRWGHPQRIKQRLFPPSLV from the coding sequence ATGGATCTCACAACCCTGCGGGCGGTGCTGTGGGATCTGCGCGGCCGTGTTCTTCCCAGTCGTTTCGAGAAAGCACAACAACCCAGCCCAGGCACCATTCAGTTGGGCTTTCGCAGCCTTGAAGGCATGGTGTGGCTTGAACTGAGTTGGCAAGCAGACTCACCCCGCCTCACAGAAGTCAATCCCCCACCTAGAGAAGGTTCGGGCAGCACCTTGGCGCAACAACTCCAACACAGCTTGCGCCAGTTAGCCCTTGTGAAGCTCCACCAAGAAGGGTTCGAGCGCGTGGTGGAATTTCAGTTCGCACCCCGACCGGGAGAGCCCATTCAACGGGTGCTGGTTTTGGAACTCATGGGTCGCCACAGCAATTTGCTGTTGCTGGATGAGCAAAGACGCGTTGTCGCTCCCGGACGACAGGTGCGCGACCATCAATCCAGGGTTCGTCCGATCAGCACAGGCGACGCTTACTGCCCACCGCCGCCGCTTCAGGGACATCGACCGGACAAAACGGAGCGATTCGAGCGTTGGAAAGAGCGACTGAGCTTGATTCCGATCCCGCTCAAGAAAGCTCTTCAACAGACTTATCAAGGGATTAGTCCCGCATTGGCCACTCAACTGGCCGGAAGTTGGCTGGCAACCTCTGTGGATCAGCTGGAGGATGAACAATGGCAAACCCTTCATCGCCGCTGGTGTCGATGGCTGGAGCAGCTGGAGAGCGAAACGTTTGATCTCCAAACCAATCCCAATGGGAGCTATCGCGTATGGGGAGAGGGTCCAGCAGCGTCAACGCATGATTCGCTAGCCCTTGGCCTAGGCAAGCTTTATCAAGAACGGCTCGGGCAACGCGTCTTAGCCAAAGCCCAAGAGGAACTACGTCAAAAAATCGAGCGCTGGCGCTCAAAAGAAGAATCTGAGTTGAACGATCAACAGCAGCGACTCAAGGCCACCGAAAACCATGCCGAGATTCAGCAACAAGCTGATGCCCTTCTCTGTCTGCAGCACCCCAACCGAGATCAGATCAGCGAGGCACAAAAGCTCTACAAACGCGCCCGCAAATTGCGACGATCCGTCGCAATCCTGAATGAACGAATCGATCACCACCAACAACGCCTCGCTCTCATTCACGGCAGCGAAGGCTTCATCGAGGAACAACTCGAAGCGATGTGGCAAGACGACCTGGCTCGAAAAATCGGTTTACAGGAACTTCAACGGGAACTCGACGACCTCCTCTCGCCAGGGGAGCATCCCCAATCGAAACGTCGACAAAAACAGAACCAGCCCCAACCCCTGGAGCTCACAAGCCCCAGTGGCATTTTGGTTCAAGTGGGACGCAATCATCGACAGAACGACTGGATCAGCTTGCGTCAGGCTCGCAGCGGCGACCTTTGGTTCCATGCCCAGGAATGTCCGGGAAGTCATGTCGTACTTAAAAGCTCCAACGCTCTGGCGGATGAGGACGACCTTCAACTCGCGACGGATCTGGCGGCCTACTTCAGTCGAGCACGGGGGAACTCCATCGCTTCGGTGGTGATGGTTCCAACCGATCAGCTGCAGAGGATTGCTGGTGCCGGACCCGGCACCGTTCGCCATGGATCCGGCGAAATTCGCTGGGGACATCCGCAACGCATAAAGCAACGCCTCTTTCCCCCTAGCTTGGTTTGA